The sequence CAGGGATTTTTGTAATCCAAGCCAACCACAAAGCCAACAGCAATGGTGGGTGTGGGTTCATTTAAGTGATACAGGAAAGAACCACCGTAGGTTCTGAAGTCTAATGGCCAGCCGATTGTGTGTTCTACCAAACCGGGGCTGCAATGAAGAgagaacttatttttttttttttcctttggtTTACTAACAACTATGACCCACTCTTACACATGCTTTTCTGACTGTATTTCCCAAATTTCCTTCAAACCGATGCCATAAGTTTGCGGCTCACTGCCCGCGTTCAGCTTGAACTGCTGCATTATTTGCTTACTCAGGTGGCCACGACAGCCTTCGGCGAATATGGTAGTTTTCGCATGTAACTCCATGCCGCGCGCAAAAGTTTCCTTGGGTGAGCCATCCTTTGCAATGCCCACATCATTGGTTGCAATACCTTTCACACTCCCATCGGGATGGAAGAGCACTTCCGAGGCTGCACAACCGGGGTAGATCTCCACTCCCAAAGCTTCGGCCTGCTCTCCCAGCCATTTAACTAAATGCCCGAGTCGTACAATGTAATTACCATGGTTATCCATGGGCCAACCTTTGAAGATTGGTAGGGCAATGCGACCGGAACCGGTAAGCAGCGAAAAGTGATCGGTAGCAACGGGTGTATTTAGCGGTGCACCCAGCACTTTCCAATCAGGGAAGAGTTCATTTAGCGAAATAGGATCTATGACGGCACCTGACAGAATATGACCACCGATTTCGGCGGATTTCTCCACAACACAAACGCGCAACTCCTGTGTGAATTATTGTGTgtaataattttacattttttgtttgcaagtgAAATATTTGTAGCAAAACGCGTACCTTCTCCTGCTCGGCAGCTAATTGTTTGGCACGAATTGCCGCTGACATGCCCGCTGGACCACCCCCCACTATAACAATGTCCACCTCATCTACATAACGCTCCATGTCGACCTctagaaattaatttataagaaaattatataataattcgTAGGGTTTCACTTACCTTTCCACCGCTCATCTTTTTCCCGCGGATGTATGGTGTAATGGGTGGTAATTTTTGGATACTTTGCTACATCTGAGGCGCTCCGCACAAATGCCGGGCGGAAGTGCCTAGTTGCTAAAAGTTAAAGAGAAGAAAACGGAAATTAATTTTGGggtattaaaaatacttttgttatttatttattactttagtAACTAACGCCAGGCAAGTGAAATAAATGCTTATACCATTCtgagattttttattgttgctgtagcagttTTTCAAGCCCTGTGGGTTGATATAGCCAACGGTTGTTATCGTTTATCTCATCTCACGGTAGGCCCAAGAATAATGCTTTTCGACAAGGTGGGGCCAAAGGGAAAGAGATGTTTGGTGAGTGGGTCTAAGGGTAGAATGGGTAGAAAGTGTCGTGCGGGTACCTTCaaatgccggacatatgttgagTATGTCGGGATTAATTCTGGATAGTGATGGGTTTAACTTTTACAATATTCCGAGCGTAATGGTGCTAAGATGACTCGCGTCTCACGTGATCTTTTATCTGAAGATCTCCGGGATCGGCCTGACATATGTACTTggcacgctcgtttgctaaaacgTCTGCGAAATTAGGATGAATGTCTTTAAGCCTTCCAGCAAGAATAGAGCGATCCGCAGCAGCAGCGATCAACTAACGGAAAGTGCGTTCAGCTTTATTAAAGTTACTATAGGATTGGTGATTCGTATAAAATCGGCAGGTTTTACGCTAGAACCCGCTCGGAAGGGGTAAATGGTCTGATGCCGGAGATCAGGGCTACCAACTGTTAGGTGAGGCAAGCTGCTGCAGTTACTCGCTATATTAGTGGGCGAACTATGTGAAAAATAAACGCTTGGTTTTATTGATATTCGTTTTTGCTTTTCGCAGCGAAACGGTACgtattaaaatacttaaaatagttctcccattttttcacacttcaacaacaacaatcaaacaaaaaactttagAATTATATCCACCAATTTACCTCTAATATAAGAATAtctaaaagaaagcaaaaaaatactggcacaaaaaaaaaccgattaGATAAGGTTAATAACTTAAAATCTGtagaaaataaaactacatGTACTATGGATTATCATTATCTagccaacaaaattaaatgaacatCTTTTGTTAAATATATCTATACTCACTACACTACTTAAATAGAAATCAGCATCTTTTATGTCTACGAACACAAGACGAATGTCTACAAAAATACTTAATTCCCTTTCGAAGCAACGACAAAAAGCGGGGTGTGTATTGAATATACTCGTATGAATGTTCCTCTCATCTTCACTCTGACTCTTGAACACCTCTCTACCTATACTCTGTTGTTCAATAATTAATTATGTAAGCATTTTTTTGACGAGCCTCCATGGGCTCATTAGCATAAACTCACCATTCGCCAGCTTCAGAAAAGTAGCCATGTTGGCTGCTCCAATGTGcgtgcaaaaaaatgtatttcaagtaAACAAAGTGCGgcttaaattttattgttgctattttgtTGATGTGGTCGATACAGAATAATTGCGTGTACGGTGGCGTTTGGACTTTTGGACTCGCTGAACAACAAATCAACTCACTATCGCACTTATTTGTACCTTCAGCCGAATGACTTTTTACTTAACACTAATTATTGTTATGTAGAAAGTACTTGAAGCACACAACTGTCatattaatttaaagaaaagaaatatatgACATTTAGTAAGGCAAATAGCGACAAAATTAAGCACTTTAACTTCACCCTACGATCTAAACATACAATTTACGgaagataaataataaaatacttgcAGTGCTGCCAGAAGGTTTGAACCACACGCGTTGCCAACTACATGTTCTGCGTACGCTGATAAGAAATGTCAAGTCAAAAGTGTGTTTCGCTGCGGTTTTTGTCTTGGGTGGTTTTAGCCAGTCAAagggaaatattgaaagaaatgtTGTTCAGAAACAACTAACGGAAATTggagtaataataattattat is a genomic window of Anastrepha ludens isolate Willacy chromosome 6, idAnaLude1.1, whole genome shotgun sequence containing:
- the LOC128866975 gene encoding electron transfer flavoprotein-ubiquinone oxidoreductase, mitochondrial, encoding MATFLKLANATRHFRPAFVRSASDVAKYPKITTHYTIHPREKDERWKEVDMERYVDEVDIVIVGGGPAGMSAAIRAKQLAAEQEKELRVCVVEKSAEIGGHILSGAVIDPISLNELFPDWKVLGAPLNTPVATDHFSLLTGSGRIALPIFKGWPMDNHGNYIVRLGHLVKWLGEQAEALGVEIYPGCAASEVLFHPDGSVKGIATNDVGIAKDGSPKETFARGMELHAKTTIFAEGCRGHLSKQIMQQFKLNAGSEPQTYGIGLKEIWEIQSEKHVPGLVEHTIGWPLDFRTYGGSFLYHLNEPTPTIAVGFVVGLDYKNPWISPFQEFQRFKTHPKVRPIFEGATRIAYGARAINEGGLQSLPSKLTFPGGCLVGCSAGFLNVPRIKGSHYAMKSGMLAAESAVEAIASESQATVGLEPQSYPEKIKNSFIWKDLHEVRNVRPSFHNPLGLYGGLALSGFSILMRGREPWTMKHGPPDNESLKPANQCQQIVYPKPDGKVSFDLLSSVALTGTNHEGDQPAHLTLKDDHIPVDHNLAIYEGPEQRFCPAGVYEYVPNEDGGNMKLQINAQNCIHCKTCDIKDPKQNINWVVPEGGGGPAYNGM